Proteins co-encoded in one Miscanthus floridulus cultivar M001 unplaced genomic scaffold, ASM1932011v1 fs_774_1_2, whole genome shotgun sequence genomic window:
- the LOC136533029 gene encoding protein TRANSPARENT TESTA GLABRA 1-like gives MLAHARPSPSYHLSQVSGPSRIGPSAAPPPNLSTRFLHSMDLPKPPSTAASSSGAETPNPHTFTCELPHSIYALAFSPAAPVLASGSFLEDLHNRVSLLSFDPVRPSAASFRALPALSFDHPYPPTKLQFNPRAAAPSLLASSADTLRIWHAPLDDLSATASAPELRSVLDNRKAASEFCAPLTSFDWNEVEPRRIGTASIDTTCTVWDIDRGVVETQLIAHDKAVHDIAWGEAGVFASVSADGSVRVFDLRDKEHSTIVYESPRPDTPLLRLAWNRSDLRYMAALLMDSSAVVVLDIRAPGVPVAELHGHRACANAVAWAPQATRHLCSAGDDGQALIWELPETAAAVPAEGIDPVLVYDAGAEINQLQWAAAHPDWMAIAFENKVQLLRV, from the coding sequence ATGCTCGCTCACGCGCGTCCCTCTCCCTCTTATCACCTCTCTCAAGTCTCAGGTCCCAGCAGGATCGGCCCCAGCGCAGCTCCGCCCCCAAATCTATCCACCCGATTTCTCCACTCCATGGACCTACCCAAGCCGCCGTCGACGGCCGCCTCGTCGTCGGGGGCGGAGACGCCGAACCCGCACACCTTCACCTGCGAGCTCCCGCACTCGATCTACGCGCTCGCCTTCTCCCCCGCCGCACCCGTCCTCGCCTCCGGCAGCTTCCTCGAGGACCTCCACAACCGCGTCTCCCTCCTCTCCTTCGACCCCGTCCGcccctccgccgcctccttccgcgCCCTCCCGGCGCTCTCCTTCGACCACCCCTACCCACCCACCAAGCTCCAGTTCAacccccgcgccgccgcgccgtccCTCCTCGCCTCCTCCGCCGACACGCTCCGCATCTGGCACGCCCCGCTCGACGACCtctccgccaccgcctccgcgcCCGAGCTCCGCTCCGTTCTCGACAACCGCAAGGCCGCCTCCGAGTTCTGCGCGCCCCTCACCTCCTTCGACTGGAACGAGGTCGAGCCCCGCCGTATCGGGACGGCCTCCATCGACACCACCTGCACCGTCTGGGACATCGATCGCGGCGTCGTGGAGACGCAGCTCATCGCGCACGACAAGGCCGTGCACGACATCGCCTGGGGGGAGGCCGGGGTCTTCGCCTCCGTCTCGGCCGACGGCTCCGTCCGCGTCTTCGACCTCCGGGACAAGGAGCACTCCACCATCGTCTACGAGAGCCCCCGCCCCGACACGCCGCTGCTCAGGCTGGCGTGGAACCGCTCTGACCTCCGCTATATGGCCGCGCTGCTCATGGACAGCAGCGCCGTCGTCGTGCTCGACATACGTGCGCCCGGGGTGCCGGTGGCCGAGCTGCACGGACACCGGGCGTGCGCCAACGCAGTCGCGTGGGCACCGCAGGCCACGAGGCACCTCTGCTCGGCTGGGGACGACGGGCAGGCACTGATCTGGGAACTGCCCGAGACGGCGGCGGCTGTACCCGCCGAGGGGATTGATCCTGTGTTAGTGTACGATGCAGGCGCCGAAATAAACCAACTTCAGTGGGCGGCCGCCCACCCGGACTGGATGGCCATCGCCTTTGAGAACAAGGTCCAGCTTCTTAGGGTCTGA
- the LOC136533030 gene encoding RING-H2 finger protein ATL3-like encodes MRSPSCDLDALPREEPSGASLEFPVFPTNVLFWGTHDEVTNADLATPSPPVASTSAAAASSSASGRRKENLVIDISMRPVALSTPPMNSPLPASRMPEAIDGMWSPVSARLRSLRRLLSRVKQAVVGTSYSPRDAGDIEQGLAGAESSRPPKTPKMPPSAN; translated from the coding sequence ATGAGATCCCCCTCATGTGACCTCGACGCCCTGCCGCGGGAGGAGCCCTCCGGCGCGTCGCTGGAGTTCCCCGTGTTCCCCACCAACGTCCTCTTCTGGGGCACCCACGACGAGGTCACCAACGCCGACCTGGCCACACCCTCGCCGCCCGTCGCCAGCACCAGCGCCGCTGCCGCGAGCTCCTCGGCCTCTGGGCGCAGGAAGGAGAATCTGGTCATCGACATCTCGATGCGGCCCGTGGCCCTGAGCACGCCGCCCATGAACTCCCCACTGCCGGCGAGCCGGATGCCCGAGGCCATCGACGGGATGTGGTCCCCGGTCTCAGCCAGGCTACGGTCGCTACGCCGGCTGCTGAGCAGAGTCAAGCAGGCCGTGGTCGGCACCTCCTACAGCCCGCGCGACGCCGGTGACATCGAGCAGGGGCTCGCCGGAGCCGAGTCCTCCCGCCCGCCCAAGACGCCGAAGATGCCTCCGTCGGCGAACTGA
- the LOC136533028 gene encoding brassinosteroid-responsive RING protein 1-like produces MGFPLVCYCLPIPKPVIVFCKLLSAIRDAVLLMLAVVGLCRFPHDAAARGSAADAHHQPEEVKSRLPAVEYAQLLAEQQPSSSSPTGTHAACQCGDNEGGGEDAPACIVCLETLEATDEVRRLGNCAHAFHRACIDRWIDLGRATCPLCRSDLLPRPRGRAGLLGLGRLSTRLTRVW; encoded by the coding sequence ATGGGGTTCCCGCTGGTGTGCTACTGCCTCCCCATCCCCAAGCCGGTCATCGTCTTCTGCAAGCTGCTCAGCGCCATCAGGGACGCCGTCCTGCTGATGCTCGCCGTCGTGGGGCTGTGCCGCTTCCCGCACGACGCCGCCGCGCGCGGCTCGGCGGCGGACGCCCACCACCAGCCCGAGGAGGTGAAGAGCCGGCTCCCCGCCGTGGAGTACGCCCAGCTCCTGGCCGAGCAgcagccgtcgtcgtcgtccccgaCCGGCACCCACGCGGCGTGCCAGTGCGGCGACAACGAAGGCGGCGGCGAGGACGCGCCGGCTTGCATCGTGTGCCTGGAGACGCTGGAGGCGACGGACGAGGTGCGGCGGCTGGGCAACTGCGCGCACGCCTTCCACCGGGCCTGCATCGACCGCTGGATCGACCTAGGCCGGGCGACGTGCCCGCTGTGCCGGTCCGACCTCCTGCCGCGCCCGCGGGGCCGGGCCGGGCTGCTCGGGCTGGGCCGCCTCTCCACCCGTCTCACGCGCGTTTGGTAA